Proteins encoded in a region of the Populus alba chromosome 13, ASM523922v2, whole genome shotgun sequence genome:
- the LOC118054005 gene encoding uncharacterized protein isoform X1, which yields MSSMAATTRRRSFDPDITRWVIEFILRQLQIPVLTINKILTNRHVPLSNTSPRFKKTLLLRQIDADIEDGSVSEKTLDAIEMVEQIDRNEGDLIMDSMKNAYCAVAVECTVKYMLGNLQRARKGKFLEAVERVWKKRVAGLKREGKSKLVTGKLMKCFEEMEVALKDDVVAKRWLKMNTRNEAAEMVRIYLGEAVAVIGPVLVEMVARMEMRGDGGLLCRKRGEGENEGVGLNLGGGELNGLVEKSREGGGGENGVAGVNVGGGRVCIDVDAGEGCSRLADGNLELGPADMSAKESREGGGGENGAVEVNVGGGRVCIDVNAGEGCSRSDDENLELGPADMPAKKSSEIQKNNMVRKHRHVVPIKRPKGPVKITNTETAVGVVASSLYDTITTDKVNTARGKLMASSKELRARVKDPLPDTIKQADNIMAEMARNLSNQGTLAEIQSGKGADTVISELARKIINPDPSGKNQNGEDAGSSFLSANQTAVPSAQNQCGKDTDACNPSANHTVEPFAENPNQSEVDAANHFTNQTAVPSIRNEKGKGVDAPNLSANLSKKANTGVASCSHQNNVSKPSLMERNATARTFEWDDSIDDSSEGTGDQMNRIHLDSPKRKAVSPLKKYELARIAKRRKPKRWSLEEEDALREAVKKYVVLLGKALGKSSFLSLYGKGNWKLIWNSRRDVFQERTEVDLKDKWRNMTRYG from the exons atgTCATCAATGGCAGCAAccacaagaagaagaagcttcGACCCAGATATCACTCGATGGGTAATCGAATTCATACTCCGTCAATTACAAATCCCAGTCCTCACAATCAACAAAATCCTCACCAACCGTCACGTCCCGTTATCAAACACCAGCCCTCGTTTCAAAAAAACCCTTCTTCTCCGTCAAATCGATGCCGACATCGAAGACGGTTCGGTTTCTGAGAAAACCCTTGATGCGATTGAGATGGTCGAACAAATTGATAGGAATGAGGGGGACTTGATAATGGATTCGATGAAGAATGCTTATTGTGCTGTGGCGGTGGAGTGTACGGTGAAATATATGCTGGGAAATTTACAGAGGGCGAGAAAGGGGAAGTTTTTGGAGGCGGTGGAGAGGGTTTGGAAGAAGAGGGTTGCTGGGttgaagagagaggggaagAGTAAGTTGGTAACGGgtaaattgatgaaatgttttgaggaaatggaagtggcGTTGAAGGATGACGTGGTCGCTAAGAGGTGGTTGAAAATGAATACTAGGAATGAGGCTGCGGAGATGGTTAGGATTTATTTAGGGGAAGCTGTTGCGGTTATTGGGCCGGTGTTAGTTGAGATGGTTGCGAGGATGGAGATGAGAGGGGATGGTGGTCTTCTGTGTAGGAAGAGAGGGGAGGGTGAAAATGAGGGGGTTGGATTAAATTTGGGTGGTGGGGAGTTGAATGGGCTCGTGGAGAAAAGTAGGGAGGGAGGTGGTGGTGAAAATGGGGTGGCGGGAGTAAATGTGGGTGGCGGGAGGGTTTGTATTGATGTTGATGCTGGAGAGGGATGTTCGAGGTTGGCTGATGGAAATCTGGAGTTGGGGCCTGCTGATATGTCTGCAAAGGAAAGTAGGGAGGGAGGGGGTGGTGAAAATGGGGCAGTGGAAGTCAATGTGGGTGGCGGTAGGGTTTGTATAGACGTCAATGCTGGAGAGGGATGTTCGAGGTCAGATGACGAGAATTTGGAGTTGGGTCCTGCTGATATGCCTGCAAAGAAAAGTAgcg AAATTCAGAAGAACAATATGGTTCGTAAACACAGGCATGTTGTTCCTATCAAACGCCCTAAAGGTCCCGTCAAGATCACAAATACTGAAACTGCAGTAGGGGTCGTAGCATCTAGTTTGTATGATACCATAACTACTGATAAAGTGAATACAGCACGAGGAAAGCTCATGGCTAGCTCTAAGGAGCTGCGAGCAAGGGTTAAGGATCCTCTTCCTGATACCATAAAGCAGGCTGATAATATAATGGCTGAAATGGCAAGGAACTTATCTAATCAGGGTACTTTAGCTGAAATACAAAGTGGAAAAGGTGCAGATACTGTTATTTCTGAAttggctagaaaaataataaatcctgATCCTTCAGGAAAAAATCAGAATGGAGAAGATGCAGGATCATCCTTCCTCTCAGCTAATCAGACTGCTGTGCCTTCAGCTCAGAATCAGTGTGGAAAAGATACTGATGCATGTAATCCTTCAGCCAATCACACTGTTGAACCTTTTGCAGAAAACCCGAATCAATCAGAAGTGGATGCAGCCAATCATTTCACTAACCAAACTGCTGTACCTTCAATAAGAAATGAGAAGGGAAAAGGCGTGGATGCTCCTAATCTTTCAGCTAATCTCAGCAAAAAGGCTAACACTGGAGTCGCATCCTGCAGCCATCAGAATAATGTTTCTAAACCTAGCTTAATGGAGCGGAATGCTACTGCTCGTACCTTTGAG TGGGACGATTCAATAGATGACTCTTCTGAAGGAACAGGAGACCAGATGAATAGAATTCATTTAGATAGCCCAAAGAGAAAGGCTGTCTCCCCATTGAAGAAATATGAACTGGCAAGGATTGCTAAGAGGAGAAAACCTAAGAGGTGGAGTTTGGAGGAGGAAGATGCCTTGAGGGAGGCTGTAAAGAAGTATGTAGTTTTGTTAGGCAAAGCATTAGGAAAATCAAGTTTCCTTTCGCT GTATGGCAAAGGAAATTGGAAGCTGATCTGGAACTCTAGACGTGATGTGTTTCAAGAGAGAACTGAG gttgatttgaaggataagtGGAGGAACATGACAAGATATGGTTGA
- the LOC118054005 gene encoding uncharacterized protein isoform X3, whose protein sequence is MSSMAATTRRRSFDPDITRWVIEFILRQLQIPVLTINKILTNRHVPLSNTSPRFKKTLLLRQIDADIEDGSVSEKTLDAIEMVEQIDRNEGDLIMDSMKNAYCAVAVECTVKYMLGNLQRARKGKFLEAVERVWKKRVAGLKREGKSKLVTGKLMKCFEEMEVALKDDVVAKRWLKMNTRNEAAEMVRIYLGEAVAVIGPVLVEMVARMEMRGDGGLLCRKRGEGENEGVGLNLGGGELNGLVEKSREGGGGENGVAGVNVGGGRVCIDVDAGEGCSRLADGNLELGPADMSAKESREGGGGENGAVEVNVGGGRVCIDVNAGEGCSRSDDENLELGPADMPAKKSSEIQKNNMVRKHRHVVPIKRPKGPVKITNTETAVGVVASSLYDTITTDKVNTARGKLMASSKELRARVKDPLPDTIKQADNIMAEMARNLSNQGTLAEIQSGKGADTVISELARKIINPDPSGKNQNGEDAGSSFLSANQTAVPSAQNQCGKDTDACNPSANHTVEPFAENPNQSEVDAANHFTNQTAVPSIRNEKGKGVDAPNLSANLSKKANTGVASCSHQNNVSKPSLMERNATARTFEWDDSIDDSSEGTGDQMNRIHLDSPKRKAVSPLKKYELARIAKRRKPKRWSLEEEDALREAVKKYGKGNWKLIWNSRRDVFQERTEVDLKDKWRNMTRYG, encoded by the exons atgTCATCAATGGCAGCAAccacaagaagaagaagcttcGACCCAGATATCACTCGATGGGTAATCGAATTCATACTCCGTCAATTACAAATCCCAGTCCTCACAATCAACAAAATCCTCACCAACCGTCACGTCCCGTTATCAAACACCAGCCCTCGTTTCAAAAAAACCCTTCTTCTCCGTCAAATCGATGCCGACATCGAAGACGGTTCGGTTTCTGAGAAAACCCTTGATGCGATTGAGATGGTCGAACAAATTGATAGGAATGAGGGGGACTTGATAATGGATTCGATGAAGAATGCTTATTGTGCTGTGGCGGTGGAGTGTACGGTGAAATATATGCTGGGAAATTTACAGAGGGCGAGAAAGGGGAAGTTTTTGGAGGCGGTGGAGAGGGTTTGGAAGAAGAGGGTTGCTGGGttgaagagagaggggaagAGTAAGTTGGTAACGGgtaaattgatgaaatgttttgaggaaatggaagtggcGTTGAAGGATGACGTGGTCGCTAAGAGGTGGTTGAAAATGAATACTAGGAATGAGGCTGCGGAGATGGTTAGGATTTATTTAGGGGAAGCTGTTGCGGTTATTGGGCCGGTGTTAGTTGAGATGGTTGCGAGGATGGAGATGAGAGGGGATGGTGGTCTTCTGTGTAGGAAGAGAGGGGAGGGTGAAAATGAGGGGGTTGGATTAAATTTGGGTGGTGGGGAGTTGAATGGGCTCGTGGAGAAAAGTAGGGAGGGAGGTGGTGGTGAAAATGGGGTGGCGGGAGTAAATGTGGGTGGCGGGAGGGTTTGTATTGATGTTGATGCTGGAGAGGGATGTTCGAGGTTGGCTGATGGAAATCTGGAGTTGGGGCCTGCTGATATGTCTGCAAAGGAAAGTAGGGAGGGAGGGGGTGGTGAAAATGGGGCAGTGGAAGTCAATGTGGGTGGCGGTAGGGTTTGTATAGACGTCAATGCTGGAGAGGGATGTTCGAGGTCAGATGACGAGAATTTGGAGTTGGGTCCTGCTGATATGCCTGCAAAGAAAAGTAgcg AAATTCAGAAGAACAATATGGTTCGTAAACACAGGCATGTTGTTCCTATCAAACGCCCTAAAGGTCCCGTCAAGATCACAAATACTGAAACTGCAGTAGGGGTCGTAGCATCTAGTTTGTATGATACCATAACTACTGATAAAGTGAATACAGCACGAGGAAAGCTCATGGCTAGCTCTAAGGAGCTGCGAGCAAGGGTTAAGGATCCTCTTCCTGATACCATAAAGCAGGCTGATAATATAATGGCTGAAATGGCAAGGAACTTATCTAATCAGGGTACTTTAGCTGAAATACAAAGTGGAAAAGGTGCAGATACTGTTATTTCTGAAttggctagaaaaataataaatcctgATCCTTCAGGAAAAAATCAGAATGGAGAAGATGCAGGATCATCCTTCCTCTCAGCTAATCAGACTGCTGTGCCTTCAGCTCAGAATCAGTGTGGAAAAGATACTGATGCATGTAATCCTTCAGCCAATCACACTGTTGAACCTTTTGCAGAAAACCCGAATCAATCAGAAGTGGATGCAGCCAATCATTTCACTAACCAAACTGCTGTACCTTCAATAAGAAATGAGAAGGGAAAAGGCGTGGATGCTCCTAATCTTTCAGCTAATCTCAGCAAAAAGGCTAACACTGGAGTCGCATCCTGCAGCCATCAGAATAATGTTTCTAAACCTAGCTTAATGGAGCGGAATGCTACTGCTCGTACCTTTGAG TGGGACGATTCAATAGATGACTCTTCTGAAGGAACAGGAGACCAGATGAATAGAATTCATTTAGATAGCCCAAAGAGAAAGGCTGTCTCCCCATTGAAGAAATATGAACTGGCAAGGATTGCTAAGAGGAGAAAACCTAAGAGGTGGAGTTTGGAGGAGGAAGATGCCTTGAGGGAGGCTGTAAAGAA GTATGGCAAAGGAAATTGGAAGCTGATCTGGAACTCTAGACGTGATGTGTTTCAAGAGAGAACTGAG gttgatttgaaggataagtGGAGGAACATGACAAGATATGGTTGA
- the LOC118054005 gene encoding uncharacterized protein isoform X2 — protein MSSMAATTRRRSFDPDITRWVIEFILRQLQIPVLTINKILTNRHVPLSNTSPRFKKTLLLRQIDADIEDGSVSEKTLDAIEMVEQIDRNEGDLIMDSMKNAYCAVAVECTVKYMLGNLQRARKGKFLEAVERVWKKRVAGLKREGKSKLVTGKLMKCFEEMEVALKDDVVAKRWLKMNTRNEAAEMVRIYLGEAVAVIGPVLVEMVARMEMRGDGGLLCRKRGEGENEGVGLNLGGGELNGLVEKSREGGGGENGVAGVNVGGGRVCIDVDAGEGCSRLADGNLELGPADMSAKESREGGGGENGAVEVNVGGGRVCIDVNAGEGCSRSDDENLELGPADMPAKKKIQKNNMVRKHRHVVPIKRPKGPVKITNTETAVGVVASSLYDTITTDKVNTARGKLMASSKELRARVKDPLPDTIKQADNIMAEMARNLSNQGTLAEIQSGKGADTVISELARKIINPDPSGKNQNGEDAGSSFLSANQTAVPSAQNQCGKDTDACNPSANHTVEPFAENPNQSEVDAANHFTNQTAVPSIRNEKGKGVDAPNLSANLSKKANTGVASCSHQNNVSKPSLMERNATARTFEWDDSIDDSSEGTGDQMNRIHLDSPKRKAVSPLKKYELARIAKRRKPKRWSLEEEDALREAVKKYVVLLGKALGKSSFLSLYGKGNWKLIWNSRRDVFQERTEVDLKDKWRNMTRYG, from the exons atgTCATCAATGGCAGCAAccacaagaagaagaagcttcGACCCAGATATCACTCGATGGGTAATCGAATTCATACTCCGTCAATTACAAATCCCAGTCCTCACAATCAACAAAATCCTCACCAACCGTCACGTCCCGTTATCAAACACCAGCCCTCGTTTCAAAAAAACCCTTCTTCTCCGTCAAATCGATGCCGACATCGAAGACGGTTCGGTTTCTGAGAAAACCCTTGATGCGATTGAGATGGTCGAACAAATTGATAGGAATGAGGGGGACTTGATAATGGATTCGATGAAGAATGCTTATTGTGCTGTGGCGGTGGAGTGTACGGTGAAATATATGCTGGGAAATTTACAGAGGGCGAGAAAGGGGAAGTTTTTGGAGGCGGTGGAGAGGGTTTGGAAGAAGAGGGTTGCTGGGttgaagagagaggggaagAGTAAGTTGGTAACGGgtaaattgatgaaatgttttgaggaaatggaagtggcGTTGAAGGATGACGTGGTCGCTAAGAGGTGGTTGAAAATGAATACTAGGAATGAGGCTGCGGAGATGGTTAGGATTTATTTAGGGGAAGCTGTTGCGGTTATTGGGCCGGTGTTAGTTGAGATGGTTGCGAGGATGGAGATGAGAGGGGATGGTGGTCTTCTGTGTAGGAAGAGAGGGGAGGGTGAAAATGAGGGGGTTGGATTAAATTTGGGTGGTGGGGAGTTGAATGGGCTCGTGGAGAAAAGTAGGGAGGGAGGTGGTGGTGAAAATGGGGTGGCGGGAGTAAATGTGGGTGGCGGGAGGGTTTGTATTGATGTTGATGCTGGAGAGGGATGTTCGAGGTTGGCTGATGGAAATCTGGAGTTGGGGCCTGCTGATATGTCTGCAAAGGAAAGTAGGGAGGGAGGGGGTGGTGAAAATGGGGCAGTGGAAGTCAATGTGGGTGGCGGTAGGGTTTGTATAGACGTCAATGCTGGAGAGGGATGTTCGAGGTCAGATGACGAGAATTTGGAGTTGGGTCCTGCTGATATGCCTGCAAAGAAAA AAATTCAGAAGAACAATATGGTTCGTAAACACAGGCATGTTGTTCCTATCAAACGCCCTAAAGGTCCCGTCAAGATCACAAATACTGAAACTGCAGTAGGGGTCGTAGCATCTAGTTTGTATGATACCATAACTACTGATAAAGTGAATACAGCACGAGGAAAGCTCATGGCTAGCTCTAAGGAGCTGCGAGCAAGGGTTAAGGATCCTCTTCCTGATACCATAAAGCAGGCTGATAATATAATGGCTGAAATGGCAAGGAACTTATCTAATCAGGGTACTTTAGCTGAAATACAAAGTGGAAAAGGTGCAGATACTGTTATTTCTGAAttggctagaaaaataataaatcctgATCCTTCAGGAAAAAATCAGAATGGAGAAGATGCAGGATCATCCTTCCTCTCAGCTAATCAGACTGCTGTGCCTTCAGCTCAGAATCAGTGTGGAAAAGATACTGATGCATGTAATCCTTCAGCCAATCACACTGTTGAACCTTTTGCAGAAAACCCGAATCAATCAGAAGTGGATGCAGCCAATCATTTCACTAACCAAACTGCTGTACCTTCAATAAGAAATGAGAAGGGAAAAGGCGTGGATGCTCCTAATCTTTCAGCTAATCTCAGCAAAAAGGCTAACACTGGAGTCGCATCCTGCAGCCATCAGAATAATGTTTCTAAACCTAGCTTAATGGAGCGGAATGCTACTGCTCGTACCTTTGAG TGGGACGATTCAATAGATGACTCTTCTGAAGGAACAGGAGACCAGATGAATAGAATTCATTTAGATAGCCCAAAGAGAAAGGCTGTCTCCCCATTGAAGAAATATGAACTGGCAAGGATTGCTAAGAGGAGAAAACCTAAGAGGTGGAGTTTGGAGGAGGAAGATGCCTTGAGGGAGGCTGTAAAGAAGTATGTAGTTTTGTTAGGCAAAGCATTAGGAAAATCAAGTTTCCTTTCGCT GTATGGCAAAGGAAATTGGAAGCTGATCTGGAACTCTAGACGTGATGTGTTTCAAGAGAGAACTGAG gttgatttgaaggataagtGGAGGAACATGACAAGATATGGTTGA
- the LOC118054005 gene encoding uncharacterized protein isoform X4, which produces MSSMAATTRRRSFDPDITRWVIEFILRQLQIPVLTINKILTNRHVPLSNTSPRFKKTLLLRQIDADIEDGSVSEKTLDAIEMVEQIDRNEGDLIMDSMKNAYCAVAVECTVKYMLGNLQRARKGKFLEAVERVWKKRVAGLKREGKSKLVTGKLMKCFEEMEVALKDDVVAKRWLKMNTRNEAAEMVRIYLGEAVAVIGPVLVEMVARMEMRGDGGLLCRKRGEGENEGVGLNLGGGELNGLVEKSREGGGGENGVAGVNVGGGRVCIDVDAGEGCSRLADGNLELGPADMSAKESREGGGGENGAVEVNVGGGRVCIDVNAGEGCSRSDDENLELGPADMPAKKSSEIQKNNMVRKHRHVVPIKRPKGPVKITNTETAVGVVASSLYDTITTDKVNTARGKLMASSKELRARVKDPLPDTIKQADNIMAEMARNLSNQGTLAEIQSGKGADTVISELARKIINPDPSGKNQNGEDAGSSFLSANQTAVPSAQNQCGKDTDACNPSANHTVEPFAENPNQSEVDAANHFTNQTAVPSIRNEKGKGVDAPNLSANLSKKANTGVASCSHQNNVSKPSLMERNATARTFEVWQRKLEADLEL; this is translated from the exons atgTCATCAATGGCAGCAAccacaagaagaagaagcttcGACCCAGATATCACTCGATGGGTAATCGAATTCATACTCCGTCAATTACAAATCCCAGTCCTCACAATCAACAAAATCCTCACCAACCGTCACGTCCCGTTATCAAACACCAGCCCTCGTTTCAAAAAAACCCTTCTTCTCCGTCAAATCGATGCCGACATCGAAGACGGTTCGGTTTCTGAGAAAACCCTTGATGCGATTGAGATGGTCGAACAAATTGATAGGAATGAGGGGGACTTGATAATGGATTCGATGAAGAATGCTTATTGTGCTGTGGCGGTGGAGTGTACGGTGAAATATATGCTGGGAAATTTACAGAGGGCGAGAAAGGGGAAGTTTTTGGAGGCGGTGGAGAGGGTTTGGAAGAAGAGGGTTGCTGGGttgaagagagaggggaagAGTAAGTTGGTAACGGgtaaattgatgaaatgttttgaggaaatggaagtggcGTTGAAGGATGACGTGGTCGCTAAGAGGTGGTTGAAAATGAATACTAGGAATGAGGCTGCGGAGATGGTTAGGATTTATTTAGGGGAAGCTGTTGCGGTTATTGGGCCGGTGTTAGTTGAGATGGTTGCGAGGATGGAGATGAGAGGGGATGGTGGTCTTCTGTGTAGGAAGAGAGGGGAGGGTGAAAATGAGGGGGTTGGATTAAATTTGGGTGGTGGGGAGTTGAATGGGCTCGTGGAGAAAAGTAGGGAGGGAGGTGGTGGTGAAAATGGGGTGGCGGGAGTAAATGTGGGTGGCGGGAGGGTTTGTATTGATGTTGATGCTGGAGAGGGATGTTCGAGGTTGGCTGATGGAAATCTGGAGTTGGGGCCTGCTGATATGTCTGCAAAGGAAAGTAGGGAGGGAGGGGGTGGTGAAAATGGGGCAGTGGAAGTCAATGTGGGTGGCGGTAGGGTTTGTATAGACGTCAATGCTGGAGAGGGATGTTCGAGGTCAGATGACGAGAATTTGGAGTTGGGTCCTGCTGATATGCCTGCAAAGAAAAGTAgcg AAATTCAGAAGAACAATATGGTTCGTAAACACAGGCATGTTGTTCCTATCAAACGCCCTAAAGGTCCCGTCAAGATCACAAATACTGAAACTGCAGTAGGGGTCGTAGCATCTAGTTTGTATGATACCATAACTACTGATAAAGTGAATACAGCACGAGGAAAGCTCATGGCTAGCTCTAAGGAGCTGCGAGCAAGGGTTAAGGATCCTCTTCCTGATACCATAAAGCAGGCTGATAATATAATGGCTGAAATGGCAAGGAACTTATCTAATCAGGGTACTTTAGCTGAAATACAAAGTGGAAAAGGTGCAGATACTGTTATTTCTGAAttggctagaaaaataataaatcctgATCCTTCAGGAAAAAATCAGAATGGAGAAGATGCAGGATCATCCTTCCTCTCAGCTAATCAGACTGCTGTGCCTTCAGCTCAGAATCAGTGTGGAAAAGATACTGATGCATGTAATCCTTCAGCCAATCACACTGTTGAACCTTTTGCAGAAAACCCGAATCAATCAGAAGTGGATGCAGCCAATCATTTCACTAACCAAACTGCTGTACCTTCAATAAGAAATGAGAAGGGAAAAGGCGTGGATGCTCCTAATCTTTCAGCTAATCTCAGCAAAAAGGCTAACACTGGAGTCGCATCCTGCAGCCATCAGAATAATGTTTCTAAACCTAGCTTAATGGAGCGGAATGCTACTGCTCGTACCTTTGAG GTATGGCAAAGGAAATTGGAAGCTGATCTGGAACTCTAG